The following coding sequences lie in one Montipora foliosa isolate CH-2021 chromosome 11, ASM3666993v2, whole genome shotgun sequence genomic window:
- the LOC137976803 gene encoding uncharacterized protein produces MSSEPRKRLKKKSMVRESHRAFVRKTILAAQEQIDKRADPTVLKKLKSLRCTLLDKLSELKILDSEIIDLVDETKIEEDVNNSCDFASAIQACIVDLETAIEAEENTGKGQDIQGTTLDSQNSNSSIQAGTQSKASIIPTHAKLPKLELRKFSGDPINWHPFWESFESAIHKNTTLSDVERFQYLKSLLEGSAAQTISGLVLTSSNYDHAVQLLDKRFGNKQVIISKHIELLMQLPKVSDGSDLKQLRQLLDQTEAAVRSLKGIGISIETYGTFLTPVIMGKIPQELRLILSRGTSEDWDLDTIIKSFTEELQIRERCALGTVTEQTKLKEKRDFGFGIRTGQNKRPPTSSTLVANNERLPLSKDKWCTFCNGPHPTVKCSVVTDPESRKKILRQKGKCFGCLRSGHVSRDCQARCHRCSGKHHVALCSVQHYPDYPITTRRARDSNQEQTVSTNLYFTQDVNNKCILLQTARANVRSPHGGNSCNVRILFDSCSQKSYISSRLRSKLSLQPFGSDTVLIQTFGNNEPSLKQCSIVQFALECQDNLTVFINAYEVELICGPITNQTIEIAQQCYPHLQGLPVADHSRGDEDLEIDVMIGADHYWSVVQNHVVRGELHGPVAIRTRLGYVLSGPVNAASANTQLSTVNVSHVMKTECQVIEENLVSDDFLLKEELSKFWDYDTLGVKDREGDFLEDYLTKVKFNGIRYEVSLPFKTEHPIIPDNYLLAQNRLVSSLQRLRSKPELLQQYDSVIKEQLNAGVVELIDKSHDLDTLPGTVHYIPHKEVLKEDRITTKLRVVYDASAKSRNEPSLNDCLLPGPALTPLIFDVLLRFRLHKVVLIGDLEKAFLNIEVNPAERNLLRFLWVDDINSPNPEVITLRFTRLVFGLVCSPFILNVTLRNHLTRYENIDPEFVAAVVRALYVDDFASGENSVTKCFELYHKLKLRFREGGFNMRKWASNSEELTEMIKRAEESLSWEPELSCKATPTLTEPNIEEEDWTVSNSNNNVSEETVVKVMGVQWDRMEDNFEFDLATFSRQALEGTFTKRTL; encoded by the coding sequence ATGTCGTCGGAACCCAGGAAACgactgaagaagaaatccatGGTCCGCGAAAGTCATCGCGCATTTGTTAGGAAAACAATCCTCGCGGCACAGGAACAAATTGATAAACGGGCAGATCCTACCGTTTTGAAGAAGCTCAAATCCTTGCGATGTACCCTGCTGGATAAATTGTCGGAGCTCAAAATATTGGACAGTGAAATTATCGATTTGGTAGACGAAACGAAAATAGAAGAAGACGTGAACAATAGCTGTGACTTCGCCAGCGCTATTCAAGCCTGCATAGTCGACCTAGAAACAGCAATAGAAGCTGAGGAAAATACTGGAAAGGGTCAGGATATACAAGGAACGACATTGGACTCGCAAAACTCTAACTCGAGTATTCAGGCGGGAACACAATCAAAAGCGTCAATAATTCCGACCCACGCAAAGTTGCCCAAACTGGAATTGAGGAAATTTTCAGGCGACCCAATCAACTGGCATCCCTTCTGGGAATCGTTTGAATCGGCCATTCACAAAAACACCACCTTAAGCGACGTGGAAAGATTCCAGTATCTCAAGTCGCTCCTTGAAGGTTCTGCAGCCCAGACAATTTCTGGTTTAGTATTGACAAGCTCGAATTACGACCACGCGGTCCAACTTCTAGACAAGCGCTTCGGAAATAAACAAGTCATTATTTCGAAACACATCGAATTGCTCATGCAGCTTCCAAAAGTAAGCGACGGGAGCGACTTAAAGCAATTGCGTCAGCTTTTGGATCAAACGGAGGCGGCAGTTAGAAGTCTAAAAGGAATCGGTATTTCGATTGAGACATACGGAACATTTTTGACACCTGTAATTATGGGAAAGATCCCACAAGAGTTACGCCTCATCCTGAGTCGCGGCACATCAGAAGATTGGGACCTTGACACAATCATCAAGTCTTTCACAGAAGAATTGCAAATTCGAGAAAGATGTGCTTTGGGAACGGTAACTGAGCaaacaaagttaaaagaaaaacgagattTTGGTTTTGGAATTCGCACAGGTCAAAACAAAAGACCCCCCACATCGTCAACCCTGGTTGCAAACAACGAGAGACTGCCGCTATCTAAGGATAAATGGTGCACTTTCTGCAATGGACCTCATCCAACTGTCAAATGTTCTGTTGTTACCGATCCAGAATCTAGAAAGAAAATTCTACGTCAAAAGGGAAAATGTTTTGGTTGTTTGAGGAGCGGTCATGTGAGTCGAGATTGTCAAGCAAGGTGTCATCGTTGTAGTGGGAAACATCACGTGGCTTTGTGCAGCGTTCAACACTATCCAGATTATCCAATCACGACCAGAAGGGCTAGAGACAGCAATCAAGAACAAACTGTGAGTACAAACTTGTATTTTACTCAAGACGTTAATAACAAGTGCATCTTGTTACAAACGGCCAGAGCTAACGTCAGAAGTCCTCATGGAGGAAATTCTTGCAATGTGAGAATCCTTTTTGATTCATGTTCCCAAAAGTCCTATATAAGCTCACGGTTAAGGAGCAAATTGAGCTTACAACCATTTGGAAGCGATACAGTTCTAATACAAACTTTTGGAAACAATGAACCCTCATTGAAACAATGTAGCATCGTTCAGTTTGCATTGGAATGTCAAGACAATTTGACAGTGTTCATTAATGCTTATGAAGTTGAGTTGATCTGTGGTCCCATCACAAACCAGACCATTGAAATTGCACAACAGTGTTACCCACATCTGCAAGGCTTACCTGTGGCTGATCACTCACGAGGTGATGAGGATCTAGAAATTGATGTCATGATTGGAGCAGATCATTACTGGTCTGTGGTTCAGAATCACGTGGTAAGGGGGGAGCTACATGGACCAGTGGCAATTCGTACAAGATTAGGATATGTATTGAGTGGTCCTGTGAATGCGGCAAGTGCGAATACACAGTTATCAACTGTTAACGTGTCCCATGTTATGAAAACTGAATGTCAAGTCATTGAAGAGAACTTAGTTTCAGATGATTTCTTACTGAAAGAGGAGCTAAGTAAGTTTTGGGACTATGACACTCTTGGAGTAAAGGATAGAGAGGGAGATTTTCTTGAAGACTATCTTACCAAAGTGAAGTTCAATGGAATCCGTTATGAAGTGTCTCTTCCCTTCAAGACTGAACACCCAATTATTCCAGACAATTACTTGTTGGCACAGAATCGCCTTGTTTCTTCATTGCAAAGATTAAGGTCCAAGCCAGAATTGCTCCAACAATATGACAGTGTCATCAAGGAACAATTAAATGCTGGTGTTGTTGAATTGATTGATAAGAGTCATGATTTAGATACCCTTCCTGGAACTGTACATTACATTCCTCATAAAGAAGTATTGAAAGAAGACAGAATCACTACTAAACTACGTGTGGTTTATGACGCCAGTGCTAAATCCCGCAATGAACCAAGTTTGAATGACTGTCTCCTACCAGGTCCAGCCTTAACTCCATTGATCTTTGATGTCTTGCTGAGATTTCGCCTCCATAAAGTGGTTTTGATTGGTGATTTAGAAAAAGCATTCTTGAACATTGAAGTCAATCCAGCAGAGAGAAACTTGTTAAGGTTCCTATGGGTAGATGACATCAACTCCCCGAACCCAGAAGTGATCACACTGAGATTCACTCGTCTTGTTTTTGGTCTAGTTTGCTCTCcatttattttgaatgtaaCATTGAGGAACCACTTAACAAGGTATGAGAACATTGATCCTGAATTTGTGGCTGCTGTTGTGAGAGCTTTGTATGTTGATGACTTTGCATCTGGAGAGAACTCGGTAACGAAGTGTTTTGAACTTTACCACAAGTTGAAGTTGCGGTTCAGAGAAGGAGGTTTTAATATGAGAAAGTGGGCATCGAACAGTGAAGAGTTAACTGAAATGATCAAAAGAGCAGAAGAATCTTTGTCTTGGGAACCGGAGCTGTCTTGTAAGGCTACTCCTACATTGACCGAGCCCAACATTGAGGAAGAAGATTGGACAGtgtcaaattcaaacaacaATGTGAGCGAAGAAACCGTTGTCAAAGTAATGGGAGTTCAATGGGATCGGATGGAAGATAATTTCGAGTTTGATCTTGCTACCTTTTCTAGACAAGCCTTAGAGGGAACTTTCACTAAACGGACATTATAG
- the LOC137976804 gene encoding uncharacterized protein, with product MQSHENVNHNGVGETLTEIRSQFWVIKGRQAVKDVLSKCVTCKKLQGRAYSPPPTPPLPAFRVSEEMAFSKVGVDFAGPLYVKNIYLSKGEMHKCYIALFTCASTRALHLELTPDLSANSFLRVLKRFFGRRGLPTLFISDNGKTFRDAKVKKFALDRNIDWKFNVPTASWWGGFFEICVKLVKRCLKKVLGNAKLSYEELESVLIETEGVLNSRPLTYVYDELTETPLTPSHLVIGRRLLDQSPAITVPVNTLPRRERYLDGLLTHFRNRWKKEYLTGIREYQKLKGGEPRRTIQVGDVVHIYADKTLRQQWRMGKVEKLLQGQDNVVRAAEVVTVDNSLRKTCLKRPIQKLYPLEINVCDEHVTNARTGQFDNGMNIQIVRDEDIPTVITAP from the coding sequence ATGCAGTCCCACGAAAACGTGAATCACAATGGAGTTGGAGAAACTCTTACTGAAATCCGATCACAATTCTGGGTAATCAAAGGAAGGCAAGCTGTTAAGGATGTACTTTCCAAGTGTGTTACGTGCAAGAAATTACAAGGAAGAGCCTACAGCCCTCCACCTACTCCACCACTACCTGCATTCCGAGTTTCAGAGGAAATGGCTTTCTCTAAAGTAGGTGTGGACTTTGCCGGACCCTTGTACGTGAAGAATATATACTTATCCAAGGGAGAAATGCACAAGTGTTACATTGCTCTGTTTACATGTGCTAGTACAAGAGCTTTGCACCTTGAACTTACGCCGGACCTCTCCGCCAATTCGTTCTTAAGAGTGCTGAAGCGATTCTTCGGTAGAAGAGGACTACCGACCCTGTTCATTTCAGACAACGGGAAAACTTTCCGAGATGCAAAGGTTAAGAAGTTTGCTCTTGATCGGAACATTGACTGGAAATTCAATGTACCCACAGCCAGCTGGTGGGGCGGATTCTTCGAAATCTGTGTGAAACTTGTGAAAAGGTGTCTCAAGAAAGTGCTCGGAAATGCGAAGTTGAGTTATGAAGAGTTAGAGTCAGTGCTGATCGAAACTGAAGGCGTTTTGAATTCTAGGCCATTGACCTATGTCTACGATGAGCTAACAGAAACTCCACTTACGCCTTCTCATCTTGTAATTGGTCGTCGACTTCTAGATCAATCTCCTGCCATCACAGTACCTGTAAACACTTTGCCTAGACGAGAGAGATATTTAGACGGTCTTCTCACCCATTTCAGAAATCGATGGAAGAAAGAATATCTTACAGGTATCCGCGAGTACCAGAAACTCAAGGGAGGTGAACCAAGAAGAACAATTCAAGTAGGCGACGTTGTGCACATCTATGCTGACAAGACACTCAGACAACAGTGGAGAATGGGGAAAGTAGAAAAACTGTTACAGGGACAAGACAACGTTGTGCGCGCAGCGGAAGTGGTAACAGTAGATAATTCTCTCCGCAAGACTTGCTTAAAACGTCCAATTCAAAAGCTCTATCCTCTTGAAATCAACGTGTGTGACGAACACGTAACTAATGCGAGAACAGGACAGTTTGACAATGGAATGAACATTCAGATAGTTAGAGATGAAGACATCCCTACAGTGATCACTGCTCCATGA